Proteins found in one Dermacentor silvarum isolate Dsil-2018 chromosome 8, BIME_Dsil_1.4, whole genome shotgun sequence genomic segment:
- the LOC119461892 gene encoding mitochondrial nicotinamide adenine dinucleotide transporter SLC25A51, with amino-acid sequence MGSVTLQQRGHSSYHVTTPDDDMCAFVCGWGAAFVNIICTFPMNKVMFRQMLHGVRTNHALDQLRSEGFRHLYRGCLPPLVQKTISVSIMFGTFSGYSRFTIHHFPEANDLTVKFLAGLMAGSTEAILTPLERVQALLQDKEHHHRFKNTVDAFKFLSPYGIREYYRGLVPILLRNGPSTFMFFTLRDEMGRLVPMDKKILWQRTLCDFLSGAMVGAFVSTIFYPINVIKTIIQVQYGPPRPSMLTVFKETYAERKSLRKMFYGVHLNYTRALVSWGIINATYEFLRTQYMHYVRSSHGSW; translated from the coding sequence ATGGGATCTGTGACTCTCCAACAGCGAGGCCACAGCAGCTATCATGTCACCACACCCGACGATGACATGTGTGCTTTTGTTTGTGGTTGGGGTGCGGCCTTCGTGAACATAATCTGCACTTTTCCAATGAACAAGGTGATGTTTAGGCAGATGCTCCATGGTGTGCGTACCAACCATGCCTTGGACCAGCTCCGCAGTGAAGGTTTTCGCCACCTCTACCGTGGTTGCCTGCCACCACTTGTTCAGAAGACCATCTCGGTCTCCATTATGTTTGGCACATTCAGTggctatagtcgcttcacaattcATCATTTTCCCGAGGCGAACGATCTCACCGTGAAGTTCCTTGCTGGCCTCATGGCCGGTTCCACGGAGGCCATACTCACTCCTTTGGAAAGGGTTCAAGCCTTGCTGCAAGACAAGGAACACCATCACCGATTCAAGAACACAGTTGATGCCTTCAAATTCCTGTCTCCGTATGGCATCAGAGAGTACTACAGGGGATTGGTGCCCATTCTTCTCCGAAATGGTCCAAGCACGTTCATGTTCTTTACCCTGAGGGATGAAATGGGACGCCTCGTGCCGATGGACAAGAAGATTCTCTGGCAGCGGACACTGTGCGACTTTCTGAGCGGTGCTATGGTAGGCGCATTTGTAAGCACTATATTCTATCCTATTAACGTTATTAAAACGATAATCCAAGTGCAGTATGGCCCTCCACGCCCTAGCATGTTAACTGTCTTCAAGGAGACGTACGCAGAACGGAAGAGCCTTCGTAAAATGTTCTATGGTGTGCACCTTAACTACACACGGGCGCTAGTCTCGTGGGGCATCATCAATGCAACGTATGAGTTCTTAAGGACACAATATATGCATTATGTTAGGAGCAGTCATGGCAGTTGGTGA